The segment tatttcaatttggaTATATCCCATTTACTGTGATCCGAGGAAAAGAGCTGAGACACAATTAAGGCCAGGTCTGGATTAACATCAACCTTAGGGGGAGGGATGAAGCCTGGGAGATCGGGGATCCAAGGATCAGACCATATTCGAATAGAGTCCCCACTGCCTAATATAATGCACGCTGCCTTAGAGATGAGGTGCTTAATACCTAATAAGCTTTTCCAAAATGGGGAAGCATGGCCAGAATAGGAATGAGTCAGCTAGTTATTACGAATCTTGTATTTCGCCCTCAACACATTAACACAGAGACAATCTTTTCCTGTTAAAATCCACCAGCCAAATTTGGAGAGGAGAGTTTGGTTGAAGTCCTAGAGATTCTTGAAACCCAAGCCTCCCTCCTTTTGGGGCCAACAAATAGATGACTAAGACATTGGTGTCCAGTAAGAACCCAACTTAGATTTAGGATTCCACCAAAATCTACGAATTGATGCATCAAGTTGATCACAAAGACCTTTAGGGAGCTGGATGGCAGACATAGCGTAGGCTGGGATGGCTTGGGCCACCAATTTGATAAGAGTTGCTCTGCCAGACCAagacaaattttttcttttccatccaCTAAGTTTGCTatccaatttttcttttatgtttcgAAAATCTTGATTCCTGCTcttagagagaaagagaggaacaCCAAGGTAGGTGGTGTTATGGGACAGAATATTAATGCACCAACTACATCTCACTTGATTGATAAATTAAGGGCTCACCCCTTTAGAGGGGAAACAACCAGATTTTTCCTTGTTAATTAACTAACCCGACCAAGAACAATACTTCTCCAGGCATACTTTGAGGGTGGCTAGCCCAAAGGACTTTGCCttgcaaaataaaatgatatcatcaacataacaCAGCTTAGAAATGGGAGGAGCAATATTAGAAACTTTAACACCAGATAGTTTCTTTTGGGcaactagggatggcaattttagCCCGACCCGCGGGTACCCGatccgacccgacccgaccctaatgggccggGTTTTACCTGGTCCGATTAAGAATAGGGTCGAgtatgggttttttttaaaaaaacccaaagcgGGTTCAGGTCGAGTTCGGGTTTTATCAAAAAACCCGAGACCCGGCCCGGTTAAAAACCCGGTAccctaaaattacaaaaataccctatatatatatatatattcctataTTTTGGATCCCCCATTTCTTCACTCTTCAGCAGCAACTCACGCCGACACTCACACTCCCTCAGTCTTCACTCCTCACCTCAGTCCCAGCAAATCGAAGACGGAGAAGTCACGTGTGCTCTCCTCTCCGATTTGGTCAAGCCAGTTTTCACTTTCTCAAACCTGAATAAAAACGGCGACAGCTTCAGTACAGTTTTTATCGAGACCGACGCCGATCAGTTCACGCTGGTTTTCGCCAACTGTTTCGGGAACCAGCTCAAGGTTTCGATGGATGTGAGATCGGCGATGTACAATCTCGACGGGAAGAGTCAATGGCGTGACTATCTCTCCGTCGGAAAAACGATTTTGCCTAGGGTTTACTTCTTGTTATCCTTGGGCTATTTCTTCCTCGCCGAGCTTTGGATCTCCGTTTTGTACAAGAAGCAATTGACCATGTTCCGCATCCATTTCTTTATGCTCACggttttgattttcaaagcTTTGAATCTCCTTTGTGAAGCCGAAGACAAATCGTACATCAAGCGCACCGGTAGCGCTCACGGTTGGGACGTGTTGTTCTATATCTTCAGTTTCTTGAAAGGAATTACGCTCTTCACGCTGATCGTTTTGATTAGAACTGGATGGTCGTTTTTGAAGCCGTATTT is part of the Quercus robur chromosome 9, dhQueRobu3.1, whole genome shotgun sequence genome and harbors:
- the LOC126700900 gene encoding protein CANDIDATE G-PROTEIN COUPLED RECEPTOR 7-like gives rise to the protein MKPGRSGIQGSDHIRIESPLPNIMHAALEMSNSRRHSHSLSLHSSPQSQQIEDGEVTCALLSDLVKPVFTFSNLNKNGDSFSTVFIETDADQFTLVFANCFGNQLKVSMDVRSAMYNLDGKSQWRDYLSVGKTILPRVYFLLSLGYFFLAELWISVLYKKQLTMFRIHFFMLTVLIFKALNLLCEAEDKSYIKRTGSAHGWDVLFYIFSFLKGITLFTLIVLIRTGWSFLKPYLQDKEKKVLMIVFLYRLWRI